The genomic window TTTTCTTTTTCCAATTACTTCTCTTTTCAACTAACTTCTCAAAATTTTCATATATCTGGGGCCTTGTTTCTCTCATTCCATCTACTATGGGTTTTGCCTTATGCCAAAAAGGACTAGGATTAAAAATATCAAAATAAATGTCTGGGGTTATCAGACCATGACTAATAAGTGTGCCAGATAACTCAAAGAATCCACAAACTGCGATAAAATGCGATCTTTCTTTTGATGTTCCATAATATTTCTCATGATACTCTTTGTAACTATTAGCATTTAATTCGTCCAAAAACCAGAGTCTGGAATCTCTATGACTATCATAAATCTTGTACA from Candidatus Nitrosocosmicus arcticus includes these protein-coding regions:
- a CDS encoding DUF4760 domain-containing protein, encoding MSSDNQANLILDLYKIYDSHRDSRLWFLDELNANSYKEYHEKYYGTSKERSHFIAVCGFFELSGTLISHGLITPDIYFDIFNPSPFWHKAKPIVDGMRETRPQIYENFEKLVEKRSNWKKKNQKI